In Providencia zhijiangensis, a single window of DNA contains:
- a CDS encoding glycosyltransferase: MNNFFPDANILIDSLTQGGAEKVAINVSKALDAKSVNNQIVSMCNIDFYQSDVKKVFLSTHNNVSPIKKIILLYKFFNESPATILSFSLDLSFYCVLLKKLGLIKNKIICRFINNPTKEVSTGKFSRIKKRLLFFVLKKSDVILCQSDSMLETLLLKFNFPKERLVRIYNPVYKASNLTCKIRNDNILRLLFVGRLSKQKNLQHIILIANELKLRDIKFIFTIIGDGEEKEMLKNLISINDLSRNVILLGSKNNIAKYYLWADATILTSHYEGLPNVLLESISHGTPCVSYNCKSGPTEIIKEGVNGFIIPIYDYKLLAQTLNIKTLRKLKSNSLYNSIADFHVNTVIECYISLIKKV; encoded by the coding sequence ATGAATAATTTTTTTCCCGATGCTAACATTCTTATTGATAGCCTAACTCAAGGTGGTGCTGAAAAAGTTGCTATCAATGTATCTAAAGCTTTAGATGCCAAAAGTGTAAATAATCAAATTGTCTCCATGTGTAATATAGATTTTTATCAATCAGATGTTAAAAAAGTATTCTTATCCACGCACAATAATGTTAGTCCTATAAAAAAAATCATCCTTTTGTATAAATTCTTCAACGAATCTCCAGCGACTATACTATCGTTTTCTTTGGATCTATCATTCTATTGTGTTTTATTAAAAAAACTAGGTTTAATAAAAAACAAAATCATTTGCCGATTTATTAATAATCCAACAAAAGAAGTTTCTACTGGTAAGTTTAGTAGAATAAAAAAACGCCTACTTTTTTTTGTTTTAAAAAAATCCGATGTAATTTTATGTCAATCAGACTCTATGTTAGAAACCCTTTTACTTAAGTTTAATTTCCCAAAGGAACGATTAGTCAGAATATATAACCCTGTCTATAAGGCATCGAACCTTACTTGTAAAATAAGAAATGATAACATCCTTAGATTATTATTTGTAGGACGACTAAGTAAACAGAAAAATCTTCAGCATATAATTCTAATAGCAAATGAACTGAAGCTAAGAGATATAAAGTTCATATTTACAATTATTGGAGATGGTGAAGAAAAAGAGATGTTGAAAAATTTAATATCCATCAACGACCTAAGTAGAAATGTGATTCTATTAGGTTCTAAGAATAATATTGCAAAATATTATTTATGGGCTGATGCTACAATACTAACATCCCATTATGAGGGACTACCTAATGTCTTATTAGAGTCTATCTCACATGGAACTCCTTGTGTCAGCTATAACTGTAAATCGGGACCAACTGAGATTATAAAAGAGGGAGTAAATGGATTTATTATTCCAATCTATGATTATAAATTATTAGCCCAAACACTCAATATAAAAACATTACGAAAATTGAAATCAAATTCATTATATAACTCCATAGCTGACTTTCATGTCAATACAGTTATAGAATGCTACATATCACTAATTAAAAAAGTTTGA